ATTCAGAAGCAGCCCAAAAGTCCAGCATCATAATCATAGCAATCCATAGAGAGCATTATGATTTTCTCACAGAACTAACTGAGGTTCTCAAAGGCAAAATATTGGTCGACATCAGCAACAACCTCAAAATCAATCAATATCCAGAGTCTAACGCAGAGTACCTTGCTCAATTGGTGCCAGGATCCCACGTGGTGAAAGCATTTAACACCATCTCAGCCTGGGCTCTCCAGTCAGGAGCGCTGGATGCAAACCGGCAGGTAAGATAAAGTGATGAATTTATACTCAAGATTTAAAACATTAGGCTTTTAATGTGCACTTACCTCAAACATTCCAAAATACATCTCCAAAATAAAACACCTACTAAGCATTTTGTTCTACCAATATGGACCATGAATAATAATCTTGTGTTTGACCAAGTTGGGAAGTCAGTTGTTGTGAGGCATTTCCCCCTGTCTATACTCTCAGCTTTTAGTTAGATGGAACCCAAAGGTATCAGTCTATGGTGGTCTCCTGTCAGCACTACAAACTAAAGCAGCTAAATTGTTGGTAGACATCCTTTCCCTCTCCACTACTGTGTATGAGACTGATTTCATTTTTGTACCCAAATTGGAAGCAACCCATAAGGTATGTGGCACCCACaaatacagaaaagagatcaaGCTACTCACACTGCAGAATAGAATAATGTGCCTAAAACCACCCTCAACTTAAAACCCAGGTCCTTAGCTACTCAGCACACACATGCAAGTTTTGAATGTCATCCTGTTAAATATTAATTATCTGTCATTGTTTGAAAAGCAGTTCACTATTCCATGTCCTTGATCTGTTTATATAAACTTCCAAAATAATTAAGTAAAgaataaatatagaattatttttatcCAGGTATTTGTCTGCGGAAATGACAGCAAAGCTAAGCAAAGAGTGATGGATATTGTTCGTTCTCTTGGACTTACTCCACTGGATAAAGGATCCCTCATGGCAGCCAGTGAAATTGAAAACTACCCTCTGCAACTATTTCCAATGTGGAGAGTCCCGCTCTACTTGTCTGCTGTGTTGTGTGTCTTCTTCTTCTGCTATTGTGTTATAAGAGATGTCATCTACCCATACATTTATGAAAAGAAAGATGAAACATTTCGCATGGCAATTTCTATTCCAAACCGTATCTGTCCAATAGCAGCACTTACACTGCTTGCCTTGGTTTACCTCCCTGGAGTTATTGCTGCCATTCTGCAGCTTTATCGAGGTACTAAATACCGCCGATTCCCAGACTGGCTTGACCGTTGGATGCTTTGCAGAAAGCAGCTTGGCTTGGTAGCACTGGGCTTTGCCTTTCTTCACGTCCTCTTCACACTGGTGATTCCTATCCGCTATTACGTAAGATGGAGGTTAAGAAATATGACCATTACGCAGGTAAATCTCTACTCATATTTATTCTCCTTTTCTTAAATCAAAGACAAGTATTTCTATATCATACTTCATTTCACAACTTTAGAAAATCACTCTTCTAAACattgttatattttaaatgactAGAATTAGAAACTTCAAGTCTGTCTCTTTAAGGAATCCAGTTAAGATTTCATACAACTATTGAGAATGAAAGTTAGACTCCC
This window of the Dasypus novemcinctus isolate mDasNov1 chromosome 5, mDasNov1.1.hap2, whole genome shotgun sequence genome carries:
- the STEAP4 gene encoding metalloreductase STEAP4; translation: MEKISADALPLTINSSEKQETVCIFGTGDFGRSLGLKMLQCGYTIVFGTRNPQMSSLLPNGAEVLSHSEAAQKSSIIIIAIHREHYDFLTELTEVLKGKILVDISNNLKINQYPESNAEYLAQLVPGSHVVKAFNTISAWALQSGALDANRQVFVCGNDSKAKQRVMDIVRSLGLTPLDKGSLMAASEIENYPLQLFPMWRVPLYLSAVLCVFFFCYCVIRDVIYPYIYEKKDETFRMAISIPNRICPIAALTLLALVYLPGVIAAILQLYRGTKYRRFPDWLDRWMLCRKQLGLVALGFAFLHVLFTLVIPIRYYVRWRLRNMTITQVTTNKDNPFSTSTAWLNDSYLALGILGFSLFVLLGITSLPSVSNIVNWREFRFVQSKLGYLTLILCTAHTLVYGGKRFLSPSILRWYLPSAYVLALIIPCTVLVLKFILIMPCIDKTLTRIRQGWERNSKISKSALNGKTDI